TCAGTGTGATCATGAACCAGTATGATCATGGACCAGTGTTGCTGTTTGAATCAGTGTGATCATGAACCAGTAAGATCATGGACCAGTGTTGCTGtttgaatcagtatgatcatgaaccagtatgatcatggatcatgaaccagtatgatcatggatcagtatTGCTGTTTGAGGAGCCTAATGGCCAGAGGAAACAATTGCTTGTGAATCAACCCGTTGAACACTgtttttggctgttttcactaCTTTGATATATCGGCTTGTACAGAGACTTCTGTTACAGGTATTAAATTGTTTAATGGCTCAAACTTTAGCGCACTCTCAGATACACATCACAAAAACTTAAGACCCTGAAAtttcaaaaaattatttcaggTAGGTTGTTTCCAACAGGTTTTGGTTGCAATACAACAAGCTACAAAAAatttaagggttagggttaattttTTGTATATCCTTTTAGCTTTCTAAATTCATCTGAAAGCCACACAAAGAGGTGGTGGGGGCCACAGGCGGTCCACCTGTCACCCATGCCTGGTCAGAATCATTGCCTCAGGTGAACGGCACATCATATGAAGACGCAGGTCCCACTCCATGTGTAAGTCTTTATTTACAAGGCAAATTTGCAGCAAAAGACAGCATCTCACattaaagttaaaaaaatacaggattggTTTGTACTGGAACAATAAATCAGTGAAAAATATTTCAGCAAATTGGAAGAGTACAAAGGAAAGTGTTGCAGGTAATTCCGTCCCCCAGCCATAACACCCAGAGCAAACCAACTACTCAGACATCTTTCAAGACTTTATTGACATGGTACAATATTAAACTTTAAAACATCTTAACATTCTGTAAACCTTCAGaatttaatttctttttttacagagaGGAAGGCATGTTGAAAATTACTTAAAACCCTTAAAAGGAAAAAACCTTAGAGAAAGCAAAACAGAAACATACATGATAGTGTCAGTATCTCACCGGCATACTAACCACTCCCTATAGCAGAGGCAGACAGCCATAGATTGAGACGCACATTGTAGGGGAAATAGCCCAGGAGGCCGAGCGGCAGAGGGGAAAAGGCTCCGGTTAAGTTGAGGGTGAAAGGAGCATGAATTCAGACAATGACCAACAGGTTGGGCGACAGACCCAATGACAGTTAAGACTCAATTACTACATGAGATTTCTGGTAAAACCAGAGTGGTGTAACACACTTCCTATGATGGTATGCAGGAAGTATGTTTCATTTGTTGACAAATACATCACCCAGGACAACTTAAACTGAAGGCAGTCAATTCAGGAAACGTGTAAACAATTCAAAGatcaaaaacatgaaataaagaGCATCTTTCCAGCTTAGAGAAGTTGAGACCTTTGTTTCAGTGAATTGCCTTCTTCCGGAATCAACTGCCTTCCTGTGATTGGCTTAGAGCCAGGAGTGTTGATTGGTTGGCATTTTAGCGTGCGGAAGAGGATTTGCACGCCAGGAGTTTCTCGACCATCATGCGTGCGTATCTCATCCGGCTGGCCAACTCTTTGCAGCAGCCAAACTCCTCAATCAGAGAGATCTTGTATGTGCGAAACTCTCTCTTCTCATCAATGTAGGAAACCGCTCCCATTAGTGGACACAGGATTAACTTTGTGTGGTCCTGGAAAGAAGGAGCAGGTTAATAGCACCATCTAGAAACCATTAACATGGGGCAGCTGTGAGGAGGACAATAAAACTCCTGGGATGAGGTGCAGGGCGGGAGCAGTTACCTGGAAGAAGTTGATCTGCACGGTTCCATTGGTGAGGTGGAGGACAATGGCCGACTTGGTCCGGAACCAGTGGCTGAGGTACGGGAGCCGAGCCAGCTCATCCCCGTCGCGCGGCGTGATGTTGGCACCAGCCTTCAGGAGGTGCTCCGACATGTAGTTACGGAAATACTTCAATAACGTGATCTAGGAGACAAGTCAGGCATCAAAGGTCAGAAGGCACTAGAGAAATCTCTACAGAGCCACACCCCTTTAGCATGAAGCCATTCAAAGGGTTTGACAGGAAAACAGCACTGGACAAAATAACCCAAACAGACTGGTCTGAATTGGGTTGCCTTGAACACACGAAGCTCAGAATGTTTTGACAATTCCTCAACGTTCTGCAATTAATTTAAATACCAGAATTCATGAAACACTCGGCCAGTGTTTTGTACCACCTGACCCTGGTCCCAATTTCATAACCAAACATAATTCAAGGCCTGATAAAAATGTAGGTCAGTTATTTCACAACCAACAAAACAGCAATTATTAAACTTTTCCTTAAATCAGCTGAAGCCTTCTGGCCAAATCAGACAACCTCTACAAGTAAACAGAGGACCCACTGCAAGCGTTTCCATGGGGACAGATCAAAGAGCGGGAACCATATGACCAGTTGACCTGAAGGCTGAAGAAAAATGCCTGCATGTGGAGAGTACTTCTGGATGTATTTTTTGCAAGACAATCCCCAAGCTACTaacaatgttaaaacaaaatctGTCAACCATTTTCCAGCCGAAGAGATTCACCTTCTTGGCCAGCGACGGGGGGTACGACCGAACGCTCAGGTAGCTCTCGGCAGCCGTCTTGTCGATGTACTGAAGACTGTCGCCATCAGTGTACATGATCATCCTGGTGTAGTCATTAAACAGGACGCCCACACTGTTGTCACATAACTGGTAACCTgcaacacaccacaacactgTAAACCACACCCTgcaacacaccacaacactgTAAACCACACCCTgcaacacaccacaacactgTAAACCACACCCTgcaacacaccacaacactaaaccacaccctgcaacacaccacaacactaaaccacaccctgcaacacaccacaacactaaaccacaccctgcaacacaccacaacactaaaccacaccctgcaacacaccacaacactaaaccacaccctgcaacacaccacaacactaaaccacaccctgcaacacaccacaacactaAACCACACCCTGCAACACACAAAACCCAACCTTATGGTGCATCCCACTTTAAACAGGAGCGGTTCTCACCCAGCCCATATTTGTCACTGTAGTCGACCCACTTGCTGATCCAGAAGATTGGGATGCAGGCTGGATCTTCAGCCTCCTCTGCAAGCAAAGGTCAGACAAAGGTCAGCAACCCCTAGATGTGTCATGTATTGGCACGGACTCTGAAACCGTTACACTCTGGGAAACGCATCGTAGGTGTTACCCATGCGGACGAGGGGCCTTTCGGAGGGCTTGGCAGCGTTGCAGGCGTTGAGTTGAAGGAGCAGGTCACTCAGGTGACAGTCTGTGGCCTCAGGAATCTCCCGCTGAAGTGGCTCCTCCTTCTGCTCCACCTTCTCCGACCCTGCAGGAGAACCACAGCGGGACAACTAGTCAGACAACCCCGTCCCCGTAATCATCCGCAGTGTTTTACGCCAAGACAAGAAAATGACTACATTATAAATTATCATGAAAATGGAGAAATGGCCGCACAGAGACTGTAAAAGGAACCGAACCATCTAATAGACATTTGTATACTAGTGAACACCTGTAAAAGGAACCGAACCGTCTAATAGACATTTGTATACTAGTGAACACCTGTAAAAGGAACCCAACCGTCTAACAGACATTTGTATACTAGTGAACACCTGTAAAAGGAACCCAACCGTCTAACAGACATTTGTATACTAGTGAACACCTGTAAAAGGAACCGAACCGTCTAACAGACATTTGTATACTAGTGAACACCTGTAAAAGGAACCGAACCGTCTAACAGACATTTGTATACTAGTGAACACCTGTAAAAGGAACCCAACCGTCTAACAGACATTTGTATACTAGTGAACACCTGTAAAAGGAACCGAACCGTCTAACAGACATTTGTATACTAGTGAACACCTGTAAAAGGAACCCAACCGTCTAACAGACATTTGTATACTAGTGAATACCTGTAAAAGGAACCGAACCATCTAATAGACATTTGTATACTAGTGAATACCTGTAAAAGGAACCCAACCGTCTAACAGACATTTGTATACTAGTGAACACCTTCATGTCACTTAGAACAGTTTCACAGTTGCTTTTCTCTTGAAAGCCAccaacaaataaaacaacaatatggCCATAATATTGACATGTAGTTCTTATGTTAATGTCCACCCCAACAGATCAATATTATAATGCAAAACAAGGTGTTGAACCTTTGTTGTTGAGCGCCGTGAGTGGCCGTCTCTGGGTAGCCTCCAGAGAGGAGGGGGCGATGGAGAAGCGAGGGGGGACAGTTAAGCAGGTAGTGGGGAGACGAAGGGGGATGTAGCCTGCTGTGAAGAACTCATCCGTCTGCAGCTGGGAGATGGAGGGGCGCTGGGCCGGGTCCGCATGCAACATCCGCTTGATCAGGGAAGACGCCACGGGGTTGATGTGCTGCAGAGAGACCAGACAAAACCATGACGACCGGGGAACAGAGACATCGGAGGACGTCAGCCTGGAGGCCTGTCGACACATTCAGCTCAGCCATTAACCCAAGCACCTTATGACCATGGAAATGGACAGGATAAACATTCTCCTATAAATGTACTCGTAACCCTCTGCTTTAAGAAAGTTTCCCGTTCAGGCCCTCAGTTACAGAGCTGTAACAAAGGCACAATGACTTCAGACACTTCAAAGCTCGTTCCGTCAGATCAACTGACTTTCCATTAGAGAGATGGTTCAACACGCTACACGGCCGAGGAGTACCGTAGCCTTAACACACACTCGTCAAATCAAAAGTTTTAAGTCTGGACTGAttaatggaaacaggatgcctCGAAACTAAGTGTCATACCAAAGGGTTTGAAAACTTATGTAAAACgtcaaaaaaatttaataattaaTGTTGTAATGAATTCCCAAGAACTCTAAACCTGATGAATTATTAGCGGCTGACAGGCCTGGTTAACAGTTAGCATAGGGGAGTATTCATCTTTCTCCCCCCAGGGAGATCAACTGACATTTTTCTTAATTATAGCAAGCAGGAAATGTAAAATTAAGAGATTACATCAGTGACATCAGAAAGGAGAGTGCACAGATTTAACAGAAGCCAGCAGAAAGTCAGGTAAGACACATGCAACCACAGTTCTGGACGAATAGACCATGCGTGTTAGTAAACAGCGATGACATTTGATGGAAAGTGACAGTAACCTCTTTACAACATAAGAATATGGATCATCAGGACGCCTTctccaattattttgtaaagtaaatgtcatatcacagatataatattactgtatatcccattcattcattaaatgcttgcATAAATACAGAACGATGTTAGCGAAACAGCCTAAGTATGagcaatttggtttgtttgcatgctAATTCTGCTTACATGGTGGCTAATGTTGCTAACGTTGGTCAatggtgtttaccattgtgaaatagcctactgagaatgccagctttgtggttgctgctgttACTAATTTATCGTTATAATTATAACTACATCattgcctgtgtgtgataaacAAACCTTGCCTGTTATGAAATGAGCACTGCAGAGTCATTTGTCTGTTTATTGGCTTGCAAACATAAACATCTGCATTTAGCTTCAAATGACTACGCACCCCCAACACTTTTCCAAAAACACCCATGATAAATATGCAGCCCTGAGGGAGGAATACGACCTGGAAGTACTCACCCAGGGGATTGTGTAGTTGTTCTTTTTGATTCGGTTGTAGGTCTCCTTTAAACACGACGTCTCAAAAGGAGGTTTGCCCACCAGCAGTGTGTATCTAAGAGGGATCAAGACAAACCCATGAGTGACCCAAATAAAGTTGTAGTAATGGCAAATCTCAGCTGTCCATATTCTCCATTTCTACATTATTGGAACAAATTCTAGTCACTACTGTTATGAATATTATGTATTCTTATTACTTCGCATTAAATATTTCTTTAATACTAAATAGATATCATGTCACGAACatcactgttcagaatgacgcatTTTATTTGGTGCACTTGACAAACGAGACTGAACAACATCGCTGAATAAGAGTCtgctaaattattcaaatgtgaATATTGGTCAGATTGTCTCTGCGTGCTGAAGGGTGCGTGTGGGGTCTTACAGGATGCAGCCTAGAGACCAAATGTCAACCTCGAAGCTGTGGCCTTTCTTACAGAGCACCTCCGGAGCGATGTAGTTGGGTGTTCCACACAAGGTCTTCTTACGCTCACCATCAAACTCTATCTTAGTGGCCAGGCCAAAGTCCCCTGTAGAGGACAAGACAAGCAGAGGTTTATACAGGGCTGGATGTAGATGTGTTGGACAGATGGTCGTCAAGTCAAAGTGGGCCATGACAACCACAGGTTTTCCTGTACATTCTGAAGAGGGTGACATACCGATCTTGACATCCATTTCATCGTTGAGGAAGATGTTTCCCAGCTTCAGGTCTCTGTGAATCACCCGGTTGTTGTGGAGGTACTGGCAGCCTTTTACCAGCTGCATCATGTAGTACCGCGCCTCTGGCTCCGTCACGGCTTTACGACGCTTATGCAGCTCCAACAGAGACTGGGAAAGAGCATGAAGAGAAATGGTTGGCAAGGACATTTAATCACTGTAAAATTGGAGGACATTTGCATTACCAACAGTAGACCTGTCAAAAGTTTAGTAGAGAACTGCTCATAAACACCCAACAAAATGGCCACTAAAACGATTATTAAGGGCGAATTCATACAGAAGTAACATTGCGGAAGTTGAAATTAGCTTTTATTAATAGTTAAATTGCTGCTATACAATAGCAATGTATTAGCAGTATGAAAAAAAGCCACCGTGTGGACTAAAGCTAATAAGTCTTGTATATTAAAGTTTCTCCTGTTGACGGTTGGGTTTTCTGCCTATGCAAGGAAGCTGCAACCTAACAGTTACAAAAATACGTtagatgaaaaatattttctgcaaATACCTACCCTTCGTCTGCAGATCTCTAAAACCACAAAAACGAAGTCGTCGTCTTCGAAAAATCCGTGAAACCCCACGACGTGTGGGTTGTCGAGACTTTTGTGGATGGCAATTTCAGAGCTCATTTTCTCCCTCTGGTGAGGCTTCAGAATCATTGACTTAGGCACGACTTTACCAGCGAAAACTTCTTTAGTGTCCATGTCTGTGATTTCGTAGCATTTGGCAAAACCTCCCTTGCCAAGAAAGCGCCCACGCATGTACCTTTTCATAGTCCGAGGATCCACAAGAATATCTGGAATCTCTTTAAGAGGTGCGGATTTGGGGTCGACATGCGCCGAGGGATTCACGGCCTTGGTTGTGGGTGCACTCATCTCGTTACGATGGTGCGCTTCAGCTTACGACAGAAAAAAATACGATACgggttgtttaaaaaaagttattaaaagAAAGTGCTAAACgtatattttgaaaatatttttgttagcTATCTTACTTTAGCCGACTAACATTAGTTAGCTACCATCTACCTTCGCGCAAACcacgtaattcaaatcaaaaccaACCATTCAGATGACCAAATATAGCAAACGGCTTGCTAAAATTGAGCGTACAATATCCCGGAAAAAGGACAGATTTAATTACAACATAAACCGGtaaatataaatgcaaaaaCAACTTTAACAAATCCGTTCCCCCGCTGTTATTTGCTCTCCCTTTGACAACACTGGCAACTTCTTTAGCTTCAAGTTTAAATGCTGCTCCGTTAGTAAGAATCGCTTGTGATTGGTCTTCCCGATTTGAATTCCAAACAGCAAAGCAACATGGGAAGGTTAAACCGAAACGGGCCAATGAACAATCGATGATTTCATACAATGATTTTCGTATAGGTGGCGCCTATTGGTAGTTTAAAGCCCCTACGTCCCTTGACACGGCATGACACTGACCAATCACCGATATTCAAAAGCCACATGAATTTTGGGAATTGTAGTCGAAATGTTACAAATGCAATTCGCCACATCACGTCCCCCCCCCCTAATATATTAGAAGTATACAACGACTACATCATGTTTGAATATGCAAGAGAAATGGTTCAACACGCTACACGACCGAGGAGTACTGGAGACTTAATACGCACTCATCAAAGTTTTAAGTCTGGACTGATTAATCAAAACAGGATGCATCTAAACCTTGCAAGTGTTACAGCAtagggtttgaatacttatgtaaatgtcatatttcattttgtaatgaatttccaaaaaactaaaaacctcATGAATTATGATCGGCTGATTGGCCCTGTGTTAACAGCATGGGGGAGTATTTATCTGTCCTCACCCCCTGGGAGGGCCCTGTGTTACCAGCATGGGGGAGTATTCATCTGTCCTCACCTGCTGGGAGGGCCCTGTGTTACCAGCATGGGGGAGTATTCAT
Above is a window of Esox lucius isolate fEsoLuc1 chromosome 9, fEsoLuc1.pri, whole genome shotgun sequence DNA encoding:
- the plk1 gene encoding serine/threonine-protein kinase PLK1, whose product is MSAPTTKAVNPSAHVDPKSAPLKEIPDILVDPRTMKRYMRGRFLGKGGFAKCYEITDMDTKEVFAGKVVPKSMILKPHQREKMSSEIAIHKSLDNPHVVGFHGFFEDDDFVFVVLEICRRRSLLELHKRRKAVTEPEARYYMMQLVKGCQYLHNNRVIHRDLKLGNIFLNDEMDVKIGDFGLATKIEFDGERKKTLCGTPNYIAPEVLCKKGHSFEVDIWSLGCILYTLLVGKPPFETSCLKETYNRIKKNNYTIPWHINPVASSLIKRMLHADPAQRPSISQLQTDEFFTAGYIPLRLPTTCLTVPPRFSIAPSSLEATQRRPLTALNNKGSEKVEQKEEPLQREIPEATDCHLSDLLLQLNACNAAKPSERPLVRMEEAEDPACIPIFWISKWVDYSDKYGLGYQLCDNSVGVLFNDYTRMIMYTDGDSLQYIDKTAAESYLSVRSYPPSLAKKITLLKYFRNYMSEHLLKAGANITPRDGDELARLPYLSHWFRTKSAIVLHLTNGTVQINFFQDHTKLILCPLMGAVSYIDEKREFRTYKISLIEEFGCCKELASRMRYARMMVEKLLACKSSSAR